One genomic window of Panicum hallii strain FIL2 chromosome 6, PHallii_v3.1, whole genome shotgun sequence includes the following:
- the LOC112897954 gene encoding WRKY transcription factor WRKY51-like — MAVDLMSCGSGGGGAYEHLAFQEAAAAGLRSLELLASSLSPRAAGRAESPPLGQIADQAVSRFRRVINLLDRTGHARFRRAPAAPPATETPPESPRPAPVSQPAAAAPQTKSLTLDFTKPTLEAKASAPAASATSTSFLSSVTAGGEGSVSKGCSLAAVSSGKPPLPKRKHPASGAAAAAAAAPTAHHHHGEPGAARCHCSRKPKRSRHGLSRRTVRVPAAAGAPGPQSSHAPASSDIPADEYSWRKYGQKPIKGSPYPRGYYRCSSAKGCPARKHVERAADDPATLVVTYEGDHHHDAPAGAARAP, encoded by the coding sequence ATGGCGGTGGACCTCATGTcctgcggcagcggcggcggcggcgcgtacgAGCACCTCGCGTTCCAggaggccgccgcggcggggctCCGCAGCCTGGAGCTGCTAGCGTCCTCGCTctcgccccgagccgccgggCGCGCGGAGTCCCCGCCGTTGGGCCAGATCGCCGACCAGGCGGTGTCCCGGTTCCGCCGCGTGATCAACCTGCTCGACCGCACGGGCCACGCCCGCTTCCGCCGCGCGCCGGCCGCACCGCCCGCGACGGAGACGCCTCCCGAGTCTCCTCGCCCCGCGCCCGTCTcgcagccggcggcggccgcgccgcaGACGAAGAGCCTGACGCTGGACTTCACCAAGCCGACCCTGGAGGCCAAGGCGTCCGCGCCGGCGGCATCCGCGACGTCGACGTCGTTCCTGTCGTCCGtgacggcgggcggcgagggCAGCGTGTCCAAGGGGTGCAGCCTGGCGGCCGTGTCCTCCGGCAAGCCTCCCCTGCCGAAGCGCAAGCACCCCGCCTCCggcgccgctgccgcggccgccgccgcccccaccgcgcACCACCACCACGGCGAGCCCGGCGCCGCGCGGTGCCACTGCTCGAGGAAGCCGAAGCGCAGCCGTCACGGGCTGTCTCGCCGCACGGTGCGCgtgcccgccgccgcgggggcgCCGGGGCCCCAGTCGTCCCACGCGCCGGCGTCCTCCGACATCCCCGCCGACGAGTACTCGTGGCGCAAGTACGGGCAGAAGCCCATCAAGGGGTCCCCCTACCCGCGCGGGTACTACCGGTGCAGCAGCGCCAAGGGGTGCCCCGCGCGGAAGCACGTGGAGCGCGCCGCCGACGACCCCGCCACGCTCGTCGTCACCTACGAGGGCGACCACCACCACGAcgcccccgccggcgccgcccgcgcgccgtgA